TCTACCTGCCGCTCGACCAGGTGTTCCCGCAGAGCAACGTGTCGCAGTTCATCGTGCTGGCCAAGAGCCTGCCCGAGCGCGAGGCCCTGCGCCTGAGCCTGCCCAAGCTGCTGGCCGAGGAGGTGCCCGAGGCGCGCGGCCGCGTGAAGCTGCTGCCCAACGGGCCGCCCGTGCCGTACCCCGTGCAGTTCCGCGTGCTGGGCGGCGACCCGGCCACGCTGCGCCTGCGCGCCGACGAGGTCAAGGCCGCGATGCGCGCCAACGCCAATCTGGTCGGCGTGAACGACAACTGGAACGAGTCGGTGAAGGTGGTGCGCCTGGAGGTGGACCAGGACAAGGCGCGCGCGCTGGGCGTGACCAGCCAGTCCATCGCCCAGGCCTCGCGCATCATGTTCACGGGCACCACCGTGGGCCAGTATCGCGAGAACGACTTGGCTCTAGACATCGTGCTGCGCCAGTCGCCCGACGAGCGCGAGGCCATTTCCGACATCGCCAACGCCTACCTGCCCACGGCCTCGGGACGCTCGATACCGCTCACGCAGATCGCCAGGCCCGTGTTCACCTGGGAGCCGGGCGTGATGTGGCGCTGGAGCCGCGACTACGCCATCACCGTGCAGGGCGACTTGGTGGAGGGGCTGCAGGGCGCCACCGTCACCGCCCAGCTGCTGCCCGAGCTGCGCGCGCTGGAGGCGCGCTGGCGCGCGGCGGGCGACAACGGCGTGCGCATCGAGGTGGCGGGCGCGGTGGAGGAGAGCAGCAAGGGCTCGGCCTCCATCGTGGCCGGGGTGCCGGTGATGCTGTTCATCGTCTTCACGCTGCTCATGCTGCAGCTGCACAGCTTCAGCCGCTCGGTGCTGGTGTTCCTCACCGGGCCGCTGGGCATCGCGGGCGTGGCGGCGGCGCTGCTGCTACTGAACCGGCCGTTCGGCTTCGTGGCGCTGCTGGGCGTGATTGCGCTCATGGGCATGATCCAGCGCAACTCGGTGATCCTGATCGACCAGATCGAGCTCGACCGCGCGGCAGGCGTGCCCACCTGGAACGCCATCGTGGAGGCGGCGGTGCGGCGCCTGCGCCCCATCGTGCTCACGGCCGCGGCCGCGGTGCTGGCCATGATCCCGCTCTCGCGCAGCGTGTTCTGGGGGCCGATGGCCGTGGCCATCATGGGCGGGCTGGTCGTGGCCACCGTGCTCACGCTGCTGGCGCTGCCCGCCATGTACGCGGCCTGGTTCCGCGTGCGCAGGCAGTAGTCGCGCGCAACAAGGTAAAATCTATGGTTTACCTGATTCACCCGGTCGGCTGGCTACGAGGCCCGTCGGCCGGATGGCAAGAGCAGCGCGGGTGGCGAAATTGGTAGACGCACCAGGTTTAGGTCCTGACGCCAGCAATGGTGTGGGGGTTCGAGTCCCCCCCCGCGCACCACGAGCGAAGACCGAGGCGCAGCCCGGCACACATACCGACACTAGGAACAACCATGGCCGTAACTGTTGAAACCCTTGAAAAGCTCGAGCGCAAGATCACGCTGAGCCTGCCTGTGACCACCATCCAGAGCGAAGTGGACGCACGCTTGAAGCGCCTGGCGCGCACCGTCAAGATGGACGGCTTCCGTCCCGGCAAGGTTCCCATGAGCGTGGTGGCCCAGCGCTACGGCTACTCGGTGCAGTACGAGGTGCTCAACGACAAGGTCGGCGAGGCCTTTGCCCAGGCCGCCAACGAGGCGCAGCTGCGCGTGGCGGGCCAGCCGCGCATCACCGAGAAAGACGGCGCTCCCGAGGGCCAGGTGACCTTCGACGCCGTGTTCGAGGTGTTCCCCGAGGTGAAGATCGGCGACCTGGCCACCGCCGAGGTGGACAAGCTCTCGGCCGAGGTGACCGAGGCCGCCATCGACAAGACCCTGGACATCCTGCGCAAGCAGCGCCGCACCTTCGCCCAGCGCGCCCAGGGCGCTGCCGCCGAGGACGGCGACCGCGTGACCGTGGACTTCGAAGGCAAGATCGACGGCGAGCCCTTCCAGGGCGGCAAGGCCGAGGACTTCCAGTTCCTGGTCGGCGAAGGCCAGATGCTCAAGGAATTCGAGGACGCCGTGCGCGGCATGAAGACGGGCGAGAGCAAGACCTTCCCGCTGGCTTTCCCCGAGGACTACCACGGCAAGGACGTGGCCGGCAAGACGGCCGACTTCCTGGTCACCGTCAAGAAGATCGAGGCCTCCCACCTGCCCGAGGTGAATGAGCAGCTCGCCAAGTCGCTGGGCATCGCCGACGGCACGGTCGAGGGCCTGCGCGCCGACATCAAGAAGAACCTGGAGCGCGAGGTCAAGTTCCGCCTGCAGGCCCGCAACAAGCAGGCTGTGATGGACGCCCTGGTGGCCAAGGCCGAGCTGGACCTGCCCAACGCCAGCGTGCAGGCCGAGATCGCCCGCTTGCTCGAAGGCGCGCGCGCCGAACTCAAGCAGCGCGGCGTCAAGGATGCCGACAAGGCCGAGATCCCCGAGGACGTGTTCCGTCCCCAGGCAGAGCGCCGCGTGCGCCTGGGCCTGGTGATCGCCGAGCTGGTGCGCGCCAACGACCTGCAGGCCAAGCCCGAGCAGCTCAAGGCCCACATCGACGAGCTGGCTGCCAGCTACGAGAAGCCCGAGGACGTGGTGCGCTGGTACTTCAGCGACCGCCAGCGCCTGGCAGAGGTCGAGGCCGTGGTCATCGAGAACAACGTGACCGACTTCGTCCTGGGCAAGGCCAAGGTCAACGAGAAGGCCGTGTCCTTCGACGAGCTGATGGGCCAGGCCTGATACACCCTGGCGGCGCGCCCCGCAGCGGCGCGCCCCGGGCGAGCCTTGCGGGGGCTTGTGCTTTGCTGCACAAGCCCCAATTCATTTTCTGGGTACAGTACCGCCCCTGACTGGAGAAATACACATGAGCGCACTGGAAACGCAGGCCCTGGGCATGATCCCCATGGTCATCGAGCAATCGGGCCGCGGGGAGCGGTCCTACGACATCTATTCGCGTCTGCTCAAGGAGCGCGTGATCTTCCTGGTGGGGGAGGTCAATGACCAGACCGCCAACCTGGTGGTGGCGCAACTGCTGTTCCTGGAGAGCGAGAACCCGGACAAGGACATTTCGTTCTACATCAACTCCCCTGGCGGCAGCGTGACGGCCGGCATGGCCATCTACGACACCATGCAGTTCATCAAGCCCGACGTGTCCACGCTGTGCTGTGGCTTTGCCGCCAGCATGGGCGCCTTCCTGCTGGCCGCCGGCGCCAAGGGCAAGCGCTTCTCGCTGCCCAACTCCAAGATCATGATCCACCAGGTGCTCGGCGGCGCGCGTGGCCAGGCGACCGACATCGAGATCCATGCCCGCGACATCCTGCGCACCAAGGACCAGATGAACCGCATCCTGGCCGAGCGCACCGGCCAGTCGATCGAAAAGGTGAAGGCCGATACCGAGCGCGACTATTTCATGACCGCCGACGAGGCCAGGGACTATGGGCTGGTGGACCAGGTGATCTCCAAGCGTCCCTGACCGTCAGGCTTGCCCGGGCCCGGCGTTTCCCGCAGGGGAAACGCCGTTTTTATTTCGTTATCATCTTGACAACATCCCCTGTCATAAGGCACTGCTTCCATGGCCGATAAAAAAGGCTCCTCCAGCGAAAAAACCCTTTACTGCTCTTTCTGCGGCAAAAGCCAGCACGAGGTAAAGAAGCTGATCGCCGGCCCGTCAGTCTTTATTTGCGACGAGTGCATTGACCTGTGCAACGAGATCATCCGCGACGAACAGCCTACGGGTGAAGCCGCTCGCGAGGGTCGCGGCGATCTGCCCACGCCGGCCGAGATCAAGGCCAACCTCGACAGCTACGTGATCGGCCAGGAAAAGGCCAAGCGTACGCTGGCCGTGGCCGTGTACAACCACTACAAGCGCCTGCGCCACAAGGACAAGGCCGGCAAGGACGACGTGGAGCTGTCCAAGAGCAACATACTGCTCATCGGCCCCACGGGTTCGGGCAAGACGCTGCTGGCGCAGACGCTGGCGCGCCAGCTGGACGTGCCCTTCGTGATGGCCGACGCCACCACGCTGACCGAGGCCGGCTACGTGGGCGAGGACGTGGAGAACATCGTCCAGAAGCTGCTGCAAAGCTGCAACTACGACGTGGAGCGCGCCCAGCGCGGCATCGTCTACATCGACGAGATCGACAAGATCAGCCGCAAGTCCGACAACCCCAGCATCACGCGCGACGTGTCGGGCGAGGGCGTGCAGCAGGCGCTGCTCAAGCTCATCGAGGGCACCATGGCCAGCGTGCCGCCCCAGGGCGGGCGCAAGCACCCGAACCAGGACTTCCTGCAGATCGATACGACTAACATCCTGTTCATCTGCGGCGGCGCGTTCGCGGGCCTGGAGAAGGTGATCGAAAACCGTACCGAGGCGTCGGGCATAGGCTTCGGCGCGGCGGTCAAGAGCAAGAAACAGCGCTCGCTCACCGAGGTGTTCCAGGACATCGAGCCCGAGGACCTCATCAAGTTCGGCCTGATCCCCGAGCTGGTGGGCCGGATGCCCGTGGTGACGGCGCTGGCCGAACTCGGCGAGGACGCCCTGGTGCAGATCCTCACCGAACCCAAGAATGCGCTGGTCAAGCAGTACAGCAAGCTGCTCGCCATGGAGGGCGTGGATCTAGAGATACGCCCTGCGGCGCTCAAGGCCATCGCGCGCAAGGCCATTGCCCGCAAGACCGGTGCCCGCGGGCTGCGCTCCATCCTGGAGCAGGCCCTGATCGGCACCATGTTCGATCTGCCCAATGTGTCCAACGTGGAGAAGGTCGTGGTGGACGAGGCCACCATCGAGGAAAGCAAGGCGCCGCTGCTGCTCTATCGCGAGGCAGCCAAGAAGGCCTGAGGCCGGCCGGGCCGTCGCTTCCACCGCGGCGGCCAGGCAGCCTCGCGCCTGTCGGCACCCCGCGCCTGAGCGGCAGAGCCGCTGGATTGAAAACGTTGTCCATGGCCCCACTTCCATGGACACAACTGAGGATTCCCCATGTCCGGACATACGCCCCTGCCCGCTACCCCCCTTGATCTGCCACTGTTGCCGCTGCGCGACGTGGTGGTGTTCCCCCACATGGTGATCCCCCTTTTCGTGGGACGCCCCAAGAGCATCAAGGCCCTGGAAATGGCCATGGACGCCGACCGCAGCATCATGCTGGTGGCCCAGAAGGCGGCCGCCAAGGACGAGCCCCAGGTGTCGGACATGTTCGAGGTGGGCTGCATCTCCAACATCCTGCAGATGCTCAAGCTCCCCGACGGCACGGTGAAGGTGCTGGTCGAGGGCCAGCAGCGCGCCCAGGTGACCATGGTGCACGATGCGGAAACGCACTTCACGGCCACGGTGACGCCGGTGCAGGAAGAGGCCGAGGACGGCAAGTCGAGCGAGATCGAGGCGCTGCGCCGCGCCGTGATGCAGCAGTTCGACCAGTACGTGAAGCTCAACAAGAAGATCCCGCCGGAGATCCTGACCTCGATCGCGAGCATCGACGACCCGGGCCGCCTGGCAGACACCATCGCCGCCCACCTGCCGCTCAAGCTGGAGAACAAGCAGCGCGTGCTCGATCTGGCGGACATCAAGCTGCGGCTGGAAGACCTCTTCGAGCAGCTCGACCGCGAGGTGGACATCCTCAACGTAGACAAGCGTATCCGCGGCCGCGTGAAGCGCCAGATGGAGAAGAGCCAGCGCGACTTCTACCTCAACGAACAGGTCAAGGCCATCCAGAAGGAGCTCGGCGAGGGCGAGGACGGCGCGGACATCGAAGAGATCGAGAAAAAGATCAAGCTCGCCAAGATGCCTGTCGAGGCGCGCAAGAAGGCCGAGGGCGAGCTCAAGAAGCTCAAGCTCATGTCGCCCATGTCGGCGGAGGCCACGGTGGTGCGCAACTACATCGACGTACTCACCAGCCTGCCCTGGAGCAAGAAGACCAAGATCAAGCACGATCTGGCGCTTGCGGAGAACGTGCTCAATGAGGACCACTACGGCCTGGACAAGGTCAAGGACCGTATCCTCGAATACCTCGCGGTGCAGCAGCGCGTGGACAAGGTAAAGGCGCCCATCCTGTGCCTCGTGGGCCCTCCGGGCGTGGGCAAGACCTCGCTGGGCCAGTCCATCGCCAAGGCCACGGGGCGCAAGTACGTGCGCATGGCGCTGGGTGGCATGCGCGACGAGGCGGAAATCCGCGGCCACCGCCGCACCTACATCGGCGCCATGCCGGGCAAGGTGCTGCAAAGCCTGGGCAAGGCCGGCACGCGCAACCCGCTGTTCCTGCTCGACGAGATCGACAAGCTGGGCACGGACTTCCGAGGCGATCCGTCCAGCGCATTGCTGGAGGTGCTCGACCCCGAGCAGAACCACAAGTTCGGCGACCACTACGTCGAGGTGGACTTCGACCTGTCCGACGTGATGTTCGTCGCCACGTCGAACTCGATGAACATCCCGCCGGCCCTGCTCGACCGCATGGAGGTGATCCGCCTCTCGGGCTACACGGAGGACGAGAAGACCAACATCGCCATCAAGTACCTGCTGCCCAAGCAGATGACCAACAATGGCGTCAAGGACGAGGAGTTGCGCGTGACCGAATCGGCCGTGCGCGACATCGTGCGCTACTACACGCGCGAGGCGGGAGTGCGCTCGCTGGAGCGCGAGCTCTCCAAGATCTGCCGCAAGGTGGTCAAGGGCCTGCAGCTCAAGAAGCTGCAGGCGCCGGTCGAGGTATCGGCGGACAACCTGTCCGAATACCTGGGCGTGCGCAAGTTCAGCTACGGACATGCCGAGAAGCAGAACCAGGTGGGCCAGGTGGTCGGGCTGGCGTGGACCGAGGTGGGCGGCGACCTGCTCACGATCGAGGTGGCCACCATGCCGGGCAAGGGCAACATCACGCGCACGGGTTCGCTCGGGGACGTGATGAAGGAGTCCGTCGAGGCGGCACGCACCGTGGTGCGCAGCCGTGCGCGCCTGCTGGGCATCCGTGACGACGCCTTCGAGAAGCGCGACCTGCACATCCACGTGCCTGATGGCGCCACGCCCAAGGACGGCCCGAGCGCGGGCATCGCCATGACCACGGCCATCGTCTCCGCGCTGACCGGCATACCCGTGCGCGCCGACGTGGCCATGACGGGCGAAATCACGCTGCGCGGCGAGGTGACCGAGATCGGCGGCCTGAAGGAAAAACTGCTGGCGGCCCTGCGCGGCGGCATCAAGACGGTGCTGATACCCGAGGCCAACGTCAAGGACCTGCAGGAGATCCCGGACAACGTGAAGAGCGGCCTGGAAATCGTGCCCGTGAAGTGGATCGACAAGGTGCTGGAGCAGGCGCTCGAACGTAAACCGACGCCGCTGGCCGAGGAGGATGTGGCCCCGGCCGTCCCCGTGGCGGCAGCGCGCGAGGCGGCTACGGGCTCCGTGAAGCATTGAGGAAAAGATGCGCGGATTTTTTGTGAGGCCCAAAAAATCCGCTACAATCTGCTCCATCGATGCCAAACGTTGTACAATGCAAGGCTTCGGTAAACGCGGGAATAGCTCAGTTGGTAGAGCGCAACCTTGCCAAGGTTGAGGTCGTCGGTTCGAGACCGATTTCCCGCTCCAGATTCGGAGCAAAAAGGGGAAGCTTCTGCTTCCCCTTTTTGTCAAGAAGCAGGATTCGGCGCGGTAGCAAAGCGGTTATGCACCGGATTGCAAATCCGTTGAGGCCGGTTCGACTCCGGCCCGCGCCTCCAAAGAACTCAATATCAAACCAACGATTTACAAAGGCCGCTGACCAGCGGCCTTTTTTCTTGCTGCCCGATCAGTTGCCCAATCCAGCCCAAGCGGTCGCATGGGCGGCACAGTGGATGCCTATGGCCTGTTAGGATTGCCGGACTCCATGTAATTGAGCGCAGAAGAAAATGGCAAGAAAGCAGAAGACAGGCTCCACCAACGCGAACGAGACCCGCGAGAATCTTCTCAAGCTTGCCGCCCGCACGTTCGGCACCCAGGGCTATTCGGCCACCACCATGCGCGCCATCGCCGAGCAGGCGGGGATCGAGGCGGCCAGCATCTACTACCACTTCTCCTCGAAGGAGGAACTGGTCGATGAGGTGATGGAGCAGGGCGCCGGCCGGATCGTTCAGGAACTGAACGGGCACATCGAGGCCCTGGGGCCCGATGCGACGGCTGAGCAACGCTTCCGGGCCGCCGTGCTGGGGCAAATGACCGGTCTGGTCAAGCACGGCGATTTCGCCCTGGCGCACGGCAGGCTGCTGGGGCAGTTGCCGGAGGCGGTGCGCGAGCGGCAGGTCAAGCGGCGCGAGCGCCACCAGAAGCTCTGGAATGGGTTGCTGGAGGGTCTGCGCACCGAGGGTCGGCTGCGCGGCGACGTCGATATCCACCTGGCGCGGATCTTCATCCTGGGCAGCATCAATTCCATCCAGTCGTGGTTCAACCCCCGCAAGGGGGCGTTGGAGAAGATCGCCGACCAGCTCTGCGACATGTTCTTCGCGGGGGTGAGCCCGCCGGCTTCCTGATTCGTTTTCCTCGGCACCGCGCGTACCTTGTCGATCGCGCGCCCGCTTCCACGGCGAAGCGGGCGCGCCATTGTTTTTGTTCGTCTGGATAAGGATGGGTGTTAACCCTAATGACAAGAATGTGGTCTCCCCTTCAAACTAACTATCAGTTGTTAGATAAATGTTTGGCGATTGAAAGACGAAACCCAACAGGACGAGGTGGACATGACGACACAGATGAAACCCATACGCTCTTTTCTCTTTGTTCCGGGCAACAAGGAGTCGATGCTCGACAAGGCGGCAGGCGCGAAGGCCGACGCGCTGATCCTCGACCTGGAGGACAGCGTGCCGCCCGCCGAGAAGCTGGCCGCGCGCGCGCTGGTCGCCCGCAAGATCCCCGAGCTCATCGCCCAGGGCCAGCGCATCTGGGTGCGCGTGAACCGCACGGCGCACATCTATGACCTGGACGACATCCTCGCCGTCGTGCAGCCGGGCGTGGAGGGCATCTACATCTCCAAGCCCTGGGGCCCGGAGGACGTGCACATGGCCTCCTGCATGATTGCCGAGGCCGAGACGCGCGCCAACCTGCCGCTGGGCTCGGTCGGCCTGATCCCGCTGCTGGAGACGGCGCGCTCCATGCAGCTGTGCTTCGAGATCGCGCAGATCCCGCGCGTGGTCGGCATCGTGGGCGCCACGGCCAAGAACGCCGACGTGGGCCGCGCGCTCAAGTACGTGTGGACGGCCGAGGGCCGCGAATCGGAGTACATGAAGTCCCGCGTGGTCATGGCCGCGCGCGCCGCGGGCAAGCAGCCCATCGGCGGCATCTGGCAGCAGATCAAGGACCTGGAGGGGCTGGCCAAGGCCTCGGCGTTCGACCGGCAGCTGGGCATGTCGGGCGAGCTGGCCCTGCACCCGATGCAGGTGGAAACCATCAACCGCACCTACACGCCGACGGCCGAGGAGGTCGCGTTCTACCAGGGAATGATCGACGCGCTCGAAGAAGCCCAGAAACAGGGCCGCGCCTCCGTCATGTACGACGGCGAGCACATCGACATCGCCCACGTCAAGACCGCGCGCGACGTGATCGCGCTCGCCCAATCCTTCAACTGACCGCACACCCCTCAAGGAGATACTGAAATGGCAGGCCTTTACTTCGAAGAATTCAAGCCCGGCATGGTGATCGAGCACGCCATCCGCCGCACCGTGACCGAGACCGACAACATCCTGTTTTCGGCCATGACCTACAACTGTGCGCCGCTGCACATCGACGCCGAGTACAGCGCCAAGACGATGTACGGCCAGCGCCTGGTCAACAGCATGTTCCTGCTGGCGCTGGTGGCTGGCATCACCGTGTACGAGACCACGCTGGGCACCACGCTGGGCAACCTGGGTTTTGGCGAGATCGCTTTCCCCAAGCCCACCTTCCACGGCGACACCATCCGCGTGGAGACCGAGATCCTGGAAACCCGCCAGTCCAAGAGCCGCCCCGACACCGGCATCGTCACCTTCAAGCACGTGGCCAAGAACCAGCGCGACGAGATCGTCTGCACGGCCGTGCGCACGGGCCTGATGATGCTCAAGCCCGCCGACAAGGCATAAGGAGAGCCGCGATGGACTACCAGCTCAGCGAAGACCAGCAGGCCATCGTCGATGCCGCAGAGAAGATCTGCGCCGACTTTCCGCTCGAATACTGGCGCAACAAGGACAAGAACCACGAGTTCCCGCACGAGTTCTTCGAAGCCGTGGCCAGCGGCGGCTGGCTGGGCATCTGCATGCCCGAGGACGTGGGCGGCGCCAACCTGGGCGTGACCGAGGCGGCCCTGTTCATGCGCACCGTGGCCGAGTGCGGCGGCCAGGCAGCGGCATCGACCATCCACATGAACATCTTCGGCCTGCAGCCGGTGGTGCACTTCGGCACCGAGGAGCAGAAGAAGCGCTGGCTGCCGCCCTTCGCCCGGGGCGAGAACAAGGCCTGCTTCGCGGTGACCGAGCCCGATACGGGCCTGGACACCACCAAGCTCAAGGTGACGGCCCAAAAGCAGCCCAATGGCGACTACCTCATCTCGGGCAAGAAGGTCTTCATCTCCACCGCGCAGGTGGCCGACCACATGCTGATCCTGGCGCGCACCACGCCCATCGAAGAGGTGAAGAAGCACAGCGAGGGCCTGAGCCTGTTCTACACCAAGCTCGACCGCAAGTACGTGGACATCCGCGAGATCGACAAGCTGGGCCGCGCCGCTGTCGATACCAACGAGATGTTCATCGACAACCTGCCGGTGTCCAAGGATTCGCTCATCGGCGAGGAGGGCAAGGGCCTATCCTACATCTTCCACGGCATGAACGCCGAGCGCGTGCTGGTGGCGGTGGAGCAGGTGGGCATCGGCCGCGCGGTGCTCAAGCTGGCCACGCAGTACGCCAAGGAGCGCATCGTGTTCGGCCGCCCCATCGGCAAGAACCAGGGCGTGCAGCACCCGCTGGCGCGCAGTTGGGCGGAGCTGGAGGCGGCCAACCACATGATCTTCGCGGCGGCCAGCCTGTACGACAAGGGCCAGCCCTGTGGGTCGGAAGCCAACGCGGCCAAGCTGCTGGCGTCGGAGGCGTGCATGAACGCCTGCCAGACCTCGATCCTCACGCACGGCGGCTTCGGCTACGCGAAGGAATACCACGTGGAGCGCTTCATGCGCGAGGCCTGGATCGGCTACATCGCGCCCGTCACGCCCCAGCTCATCCTGTCGAACATCGCCGAGCGCAAGCTCGGCCTGCCCAAGTCGTATTGATGAAAAAATGGCCTCCGGCGCCCGTCCATAAAGCGCTGGCAGCTATTGAATTGGTAGTGAATCTCAGGAGACAAGCATGTCCGCGACCAAGCCCCTGGAAGGCATCCGCGTCCTCGATCTGACCGTCGCGCTCGCGGGGCCATATGGCTCGCTGCTGCTCGGCGGCCTGGGTGCGGAGGTGATCCGCGTGGAGTCGCCCAGCGGCGGCGACATCGCGCGCAACAACCCGCCCTACGTCAACCAGGAGGGCATCCACTTCGGCGTGCGGCATGCAGACGACGTGTCGCTGTCCATCCTCAACCGCGCGCGCAACAAGAAGAGCATCACGCTGGACCTGAAGTCGCCCCAGGGCAAGGCGCTGTTCATGCAGCTGGCCCAGGAATGCGACGTGCTCATCGAGAACGCCAGCGAGGGCGCCACGGCGCGCCTGGGCGTGGACTACGAGAGCGTGCGAGCGGCCAACCCGAAGATCATCTACGCCTCGATCAAGGCCTTCGGCGAGCCCAGCCCCTACCCCAACCTCAAGGGCATGGACATCATCGTGCAGGCGCTCTCGGGCATCATGGACGTGACCGGCTTCGCCGACGGGCCGCCCACGCGCCTGGGCCTGCCGCTGGCGGACATGATCGCGCCGCTGTATGCCGTCAACGGCATCCTCTCGGCGCTGATCCACCGCGGCCGCACGGGCGAGGGCCAGCGCGTGCAGGTCTCCATGCTCGACTGCCTGGCCTCGCTGGTGGCCGAGGAGCATTTCGACATTTACCTGAAAGCCGGCTACCCACGGCGCTCGGGCAACTTCATGGAGCGGCTCACACCGTTTGGCGTCTACAAGACGCGGGACGGCTACGTGGCCCTGGTGGCCTTCCAGCCCGACTGGTTCCAGAACCTCACCGAGGCCATCGGGCGGCCCGAACTCGCGCAGGACCCGCGCTTCGCCGTGCTGGGGCCGCGCACCAGGAACTCGGCGGAGATCAACGCCATCATCCAGGACTCGCTGGGCCGGCACACCAGCGCCGAGGCCATCCGCGAGCTGCAGGAAAAGCGCGGCGTGCCCTGTGCCGAAGTGCGCACGCCCGAGCAGGTGCTGGCCGACTGCCACCTGCAGGAGCGCGGCGCCGTGGTGCCGCTGGAGCACCCGGGCCTGGCCGCCAGCGGCACCCAGGCCATGGGCATGGGGCTGCCGATCCAGTTCTCCGAATCGCCCGTGCGCTTCGACCAGCCCGCGCAGGCGCTGGGCGCGGCCAACGACGACATCTATCGCGGCCTGCTCAAGCTCTCGGAAGAGCAGTTGCGCCAACTGCGTGAGCAAGGGGTCATCTGACATGGCCGCCCCCCGCTCTGGCCCGCTCGCGGGCATCAAGGTGGTGGAGATCGCGGGCATCGGACCGGGGCCGCTCGCCGCCATGTTCCTGGCCGACCTGGGCGCCACCGTCATCCGCGTCGACCGCAAGGAGCCCTCGGGCCTGGGCGCGCCGCGCCCGGTGCAGTTCGACCTGGGGCTGCGCAACCGCCGCTCCATCCGCGTGGACCTGAAGGACCCCGCCGCCGTCGAACTGGTGATGGAGCTGGTCGGCCAGGCCGACGCGCTGATCGAAGGCTTTCGCCCCGGCGTGATGGAGCGCCTGAGCCTGGGCCCCGACGCCTGCCTGAAAGCCAATCCACGCCTGGTCTACGGCCGCGTGACGGGCTGGGGGCAGGACGGGCCGCTGTCGCAGGTCGCAGGGCATGACCTGAACTACATCTCGATCACCGGCGCCCTGCATGCCATGGGCCGCGCGGGGCAGGCGCCCACGCCGCCGCTCAACGTGCTGGGCGATTACGCGGGCGGCTCGCTCTACCTCGCGTTCGGGCTGCTCGCGGGCATCCTGGAGGCGCGCACGTCCGGCCAGGGGCAGGTGGTGGATGCGGCCATGGTGGATGGCGTGGCCTCCATCATGACGGTGACCATGGGCCTGCACGCGGCGGGCATGATGGGCAAGGAGCGCGGCACCAACCTGCTCGATACCGGCGCGCATTTCTACGAGGTGTACGAGTGCGCCGATGGCAGGCACCTGAGCGTCGCGCCCATCGAGGGCAAGTTCTACCGCCTGCTGCTGGAGAAGCTGGGGCTGCAGGACCACCCGTTGCTGCAGCAGCAGATGGACAAGGCGTGCTGGCCCGAGGCCAAGCAGGTGCTGGCCGCCAGATTCAAGGAACGCACGCGCGATGAGTGGACCGCGCTGCTCGGCCACCTGGACGCCTGCGTCGCGCCCGTGCTGGACTTCGACGAGGCGCCCCGGCACCCGCACGTGAAGGCGCGCGGCACGCTCACCGAGGTCGCCGGCGTGGTGCAGCCCGCGCCCGGCCCGCGCTTCTCGCGCACGCCCGCGGCGCGGCCCGAGCCGCCCGCGCCCCCGTCCACCGAGAACGCCCTCGCGGCGCTGCAAGGCTGGCTGCCCCAGGAGCGCATCCAGGCCTACCAATCGCACAACACTTTCATCTAAGGAGACACAGCCATGATGCATCGACGCACCTTCGCAGGCGCCCTGGCGCTGGCCGCCCTGGCTCCGGCAGCCTTCGCTGCGGACTGGCCCGACGGCAAGACCATCCGCATCGT
This region of Alicycliphilus denitrificans K601 genomic DNA includes:
- a CDS encoding TetR/AcrR family transcriptional regulator; amino-acid sequence: MARKQKTGSTNANETRENLLKLAARTFGTQGYSATTMRAIAEQAGIEAASIYYHFSSKEELVDEVMEQGAGRIVQELNGHIEALGPDATAEQRFRAAVLGQMTGLVKHGDFALAHGRLLGQLPEAVRERQVKRRERHQKLWNGLLEGLRTEGRLRGDVDIHLARIFILGSINSIQSWFNPRKGALEKIADQLCDMFFAGVSPPAS
- a CDS encoding HpcH/HpaI aldolase/citrate lyase family protein, which translates into the protein MTTQMKPIRSFLFVPGNKESMLDKAAGAKADALILDLEDSVPPAEKLAARALVARKIPELIAQGQRIWVRVNRTAHIYDLDDILAVVQPGVEGIYISKPWGPEDVHMASCMIAEAETRANLPLGSVGLIPLLETARSMQLCFEIAQIPRVVGIVGATAKNADVGRALKYVWTAEGRESEYMKSRVVMAARAAGKQPIGGIWQQIKDLEGLAKASAFDRQLGMSGELALHPMQVETINRTYTPTAEEVAFYQGMIDALEEAQKQGRASVMYDGEHIDIAHVKTARDVIALAQSFN
- a CDS encoding MaoC family dehydratase, with translation MAGLYFEEFKPGMVIEHAIRRTVTETDNILFSAMTYNCAPLHIDAEYSAKTMYGQRLVNSMFLLALVAGITVYETTLGTTLGNLGFGEIAFPKPTFHGDTIRVETEILETRQSKSRPDTGIVTFKHVAKNQRDEIVCTAVRTGLMMLKPADKA
- a CDS encoding acyl-CoA dehydrogenase family protein, with the translated sequence MDYQLSEDQQAIVDAAEKICADFPLEYWRNKDKNHEFPHEFFEAVASGGWLGICMPEDVGGANLGVTEAALFMRTVAECGGQAAASTIHMNIFGLQPVVHFGTEEQKKRWLPPFARGENKACFAVTEPDTGLDTTKLKVTAQKQPNGDYLISGKKVFISTAQVADHMLILARTTPIEEVKKHSEGLSLFYTKLDRKYVDIREIDKLGRAAVDTNEMFIDNLPVSKDSLIGEEGKGLSYIFHGMNAERVLVAVEQVGIGRAVLKLATQYAKERIVFGRPIGKNQGVQHPLARSWAELEAANHMIFAAASLYDKGQPCGSEANAAKLLASEACMNACQTSILTHGGFGYAKEYHVERFMREAWIGYIAPVTPQLILSNIAERKLGLPKSY
- a CDS encoding CaiB/BaiF CoA transferase family protein; this encodes MSATKPLEGIRVLDLTVALAGPYGSLLLGGLGAEVIRVESPSGGDIARNNPPYVNQEGIHFGVRHADDVSLSILNRARNKKSITLDLKSPQGKALFMQLAQECDVLIENASEGATARLGVDYESVRAANPKIIYASIKAFGEPSPYPNLKGMDIIVQALSGIMDVTGFADGPPTRLGLPLADMIAPLYAVNGILSALIHRGRTGEGQRVQVSMLDCLASLVAEEHFDIYLKAGYPRRSGNFMERLTPFGVYKTRDGYVALVAFQPDWFQNLTEAIGRPELAQDPRFAVLGPRTRNSAEINAIIQDSLGRHTSAEAIRELQEKRGVPCAEVRTPEQVLADCHLQERGAVVPLEHPGLAASGTQAMGMGLPIQFSESPVRFDQPAQALGAANDDIYRGLLKLSEEQLRQLREQGVI
- a CDS encoding CaiB/BaiF CoA transferase family protein, coding for MAAPRSGPLAGIKVVEIAGIGPGPLAAMFLADLGATVIRVDRKEPSGLGAPRPVQFDLGLRNRRSIRVDLKDPAAVELVMELVGQADALIEGFRPGVMERLSLGPDACLKANPRLVYGRVTGWGQDGPLSQVAGHDLNYISITGALHAMGRAGQAPTPPLNVLGDYAGGSLYLAFGLLAGILEARTSGQGQVVDAAMVDGVASIMTVTMGLHAAGMMGKERGTNLLDTGAHFYEVYECADGRHLSVAPIEGKFYRLLLEKLGLQDHPLLQQQMDKACWPEAKQVLAARFKERTRDEWTALLGHLDACVAPVLDFDEAPRHPHVKARGTLTEVAGVVQPAPGPRFSRTPAARPEPPAPPSTENALAALQGWLPQERIQAYQSHNTFI